Below is a window of Haloterrigena alkaliphila DNA.
TCGAGGCCGCGCTCGAGGCCGGACTGGACCCGGTCAAACTCAACATGGTCGTCTTCGAACACACCGCGGGCTACGTGCCGGAGATGGTCGACCACGTCGCCGAAAACGACGGCCTTCAACTGCAGTTGATCGAGTACATGCCCGAACTGACGGGCAAACCGGAGTGGAACGTCGACATCCAGCGGGTTCACGACTGGCTGGCCGAGCAGGCCGACGAGATCGAACACCGCGAGATGCACGACCGCAAGCGTTACTGGATCGGCGGAACCGAGGAGACCGGGGGCGGAATGGTCGAAATCGTCGACCCCGTCGAGAACCCCACCTTCTGCGCGAACTGCCACCGCGTCCGGGTCACCCACGAGGGCTGCCTGAAGGGCTGTCTGAACCGCAACGACGACCTCAAGTCGATGGGCGAGATGACGAAGCCCGAAATTCGGGAGGCGTACCGCGAGGTCGTCGCGAACCGGGTGCCCTACTACGGCGAGTACATGATCAAGAACGGCGACGGCGAGTGGGTACTGAACGACGAGTACCTCGAGGTCGAGCGGGCGGCGGACTGACGCTCGAACTCGAGACGGCCAGCGATCGATAGAACGGACGACGGAGACTCAGTCCGAATTC
It encodes the following:
- the moaA gene encoding GTP 3',8-cyclase MoaA encodes the protein MLTDDFGREVTGVRVSLTDRCNFDCVYCHNEGLGDTRGPMDPQDDEMSTDDVVRFLEVAAEFDVDAVKFTGGEPMLRQDLEEIIERTPDSMEVSLTTNGTFLPGRAPDLVDAGLERVNVSQDALDPQDFAEITKSGAYEKVLEGVEAALEAGLDPVKLNMVVFEHTAGYVPEMVDHVAENDGLQLQLIEYMPELTGKPEWNVDIQRVHDWLAEQADEIEHREMHDRKRYWIGGTEETGGGMVEIVDPVENPTFCANCHRVRVTHEGCLKGCLNRNDDLKSMGEMTKPEIREAYREVVANRVPYYGEYMIKNGDGEWVLNDEYLEVERAAD